Genomic segment of Kibdelosporangium phytohabitans:
ACGAGTGGTCCTCGAGGCGTTCGACCGGCAGTTTGGACTCGCCTTCCAGCACGATTCCCGGCCGGGCGGCGTTCAGCCGCTCGACGAACTCCGGTTCGGCTTTCTTGAGCGTGTCGAGGAAAACCCCGTCCGCGCCGAGATCGGCGACGAGCGACGCGAGCTCTGTCAGGTCGTCGTCGCCGCGTCGGGTGCCGACATCCCACGGGTTGTAGTCGACGAACACGCGCAGCCCCGCGTCGTGCAGTGCCTCGACAAGGCCGGTCAGGCCCGGCACGTCGCGGTAGAAGTCCCACTGGTTGCGGTCGTCGAGGCCGATCACGGGGTACGCGTGCCACAGCACGACGGCGTCCAGCCCGCCGAAGCGCTCGTGTGCGTCGGCGAGGAAGCGTTCGGGCGTGAACTTGTCCTGCTCGAACGAGTAGAGCAGTTCGTCCCACAGCCACACTTGCGCGACCGTGTGGCAGCGCGACGCCCAAGCCGCAGCTGGGCGGTCGTACGCGGCTCCCGTGTACTCGTGGCGAGACCGGGCGTCTTCGCGCCACACATGCAGGCGCTCACGCCATGCGGGCCGGTCGACCGGGTCCGGCGGCCCGGCGAAGATCTTCGCCTCGTCGAGCGCGACAAGGTCATCGGTAGTCAGCGGCACCTCGGTGGGCCGGTCGATCGGACGTGGAACGAGCGGGTCGAACGTATAGGTCATGATGCCTTTCCTCCGGCGAATGCCGCGACCTCCGCCGCCGTCGGGACGGCGCCCTGAGCACCCGGTCGCGTGACCGCCAGGGCTCCGGCCGCACAGGCCAGCCGCGCAGCGTCGGGAAGACTGAGCCCCCGGGCGAGACCCGCGGCGAGAACACCGCAGAACGTGTCGCCCGCACCGGTGGTGTCCACAACGTCCGCACGAATTCCGGGGATGTGCAGGGGTTCGCTGCCGCGTTCGGCGACAACGCAACCGTCTCCCCCGAGGGTGACGACGACGGCGGGAACACGCTCCAGCAGCTTCGACGCGGCCGGGCCCGAGGTGCGTGGGAGGTCGGAGGCTTCGTGCTCGTTGACAATGAGCAGATCGATCGCGCCCCATATCTCTTCGGGGAGATCACGCGCCGGTGCCGCGTTGAGCGCCATGACCGCGCCGGGTCGCCGTGCCCGCACAGCCGCGAGCACCACATCAAGGGGGATCTCCAACTGGGCTAGCACGACGTCGGCGGCGGCGATCCGTTTGACGTGTGGGGTGCCGAGCTTCAGCCGGGCGTTGGCTCCGGGTGCGACGAAGCGGGCGCGCGGCACGCCTGGCCCATACTCTGGCTCGGCGTGCTGATCTGGCTCGCCATCATCACCGGCGCCCGCCGCGGTGAACTCTGCGCACTGCGCTCGACCGACTTTCACTCCAACCGCCGCGTCCTCCACATCACCCGCAGCATCCCTCTAGACGGGGCACAGCCCATCAAGAAAGAAACCAAAGGCCCTCAACGACGCCACATCGCCCTCACCCCAACACCACCGCACTACTCATCGCCTACCACCAATACCGACAACTACTCACCGCACGCGCCGGAATGACCCTGCTGTCAGACTCCTTCCTCTTCTCCCCGTCATCGACGGCCATGCCTGCCTGGTCCCGTCCGCGCAGTACTGGCACGTGACAGCAGCACGTCACCTCAGGCACGGTGGCGGCTGTCTTCCAGGTACCGCAGGACCGCTGTGACTCGACGGTCGACCCGGTCGGTCGGGCTGAGGTCCAGTTTGGCGAAAATGCTGCGGATGTGCTTGTGCACAGCGCCATCTGTGACGGACAACCGTTCGGCGATGACGCTGTTGCCGAGGCCCTCGGCCATCAGGGCCAGGACGTCGCGCTCTCTGGCGGTGAGCCGGTCGACGCGGGTATCCGACCGGGTCCTGGTCAACAGTTGCGCGATGACCTCTGGGTCCATCGCGGTCCCGCCGCCGGCGACTCGGTGCAGTGCGTCCAGGAACTCTGTCACCCTGCCCACGCGTTCTTTCAGCAAATACCCGAGGTGGGAGCCGCCGTCGGTCAGCAACTGTGTCGCGAATGCCTGCTCCACGTAGGCGGACAGCACCAACACGGCCAACCCCGGGTGACGACGTCGTGCGGCCACCGCTGCGGTGATGCCCTCGTCGGTGTGGGTGGGTGGCATTCGGACGTCCACAATGGCCGCCTCGGGCCTGTGCTTGTCCACCGCAGCGAGGAAGTCGTCTGGGTGTCCCACTGCGGCGACGACGTCCAGCGACTCCGCGCGCAGCAACAGCGCTAAACCTTCGCGCAGCAGCAGGTCGTCCTCGGCGATCACGATCCGCACGGCAACCCCACAGTCAGCACAGTCGGGCCCTCGATGGGGCTGTCCAATGTGAACATGCCGTCGTGCGCCTCGACGCGGCGGCGGATGCCGACGAGTCCTGACCCGCTGCCCTCTTCCGCACCGCCGTGGCCGTCGTCGGTTACCTTCACGAGGAGCAACCCACCGCTGTACCGGAGCTGGACACTCGCGTTGCGCGCACCGCTGTGCTTGGCGATGTTGGTCAACGCCTCGGCGACCACGAGATAGGCCGTTGCCTCGACGGAAGCGGCACATCGTTCGGGCAGATCAGCGTCGATGACGCAGGGCACCGGGCACGACGCGACCAACGCGGTCAGCGCGCTGGGAAGACTCCGGTCGGACAGCACCGGGGGCAGGATACTGCGGACCACGTCACGCAGTTCCGCGAGTGCCTGTTCCGCAGCGAACTGAGCACGTTCGAGCACCTCGCCGACGCTCGCCGGATCCCGCGCCAGCGCGCGCCGAGCCGCGCCCAGCAACACGCTGACCGCGACCAGGCGGTTCTGGGTCCCGTCGTGCAGCGACCGCTCGATCCGCCGGAGTTCAGCGGCGTGGGCCTCCAGCGCTGCGGCGCGGGTCGCCGCCAGCCGGACGACGCGGAGCGCCAGATCGGCACCGGGATCGGGCGACAGCAAACCTCGACCGATCCGCGCCTGCGCACGCGCCATGAGCGGAAGAACAGCGACAACGACGAGCCCCCAGCCCATGCCCATCAACGTCACCCATAGCGCGTCCTCGGCGTCATGGACACGGACGAGACCCAGGGTGTCCGAAGCGGCATCCGGCGGGAGCAACTGCCACCAGAGCAGGAAGGTAATGTCGGTGACCACATAAAGCGGCAGCGTGGCCCCCACGATGCCGAGCAGGAACCCGGCTGCCGCGTGGCACAGAATCCAGCGCAGCTCCTGCCGGACCGCCGGATCCCGCAGGGCAGCGCCCAATGAGTCGGGTAACGGCTCGGGGTCGACGATCGCCACTCCCCAGCGGGACAGCCGGGCACGCTCCCGGTCAGCGACCACCCGAACCACCCGCAATGCCGTCGGCGCCAAGTAGAGTCCCACGCCAACGACACAGAGCAACGCGGTGACGACCAGCCACAACAGCGTCGCGAGCGCCATGACGCCGGTGGCCAGCCCACCAACGAGGTGTTCGAGGGATTCCACGGTGTCGCGCACGCGCGACCACACGTCCCGCTTCCGCGGCAGCTGGGCGCCCCTCTGCGTCGTCATTCATGCCTCCCTGTGTGCGGTACGACAGGGGACACAACGCCTCCGGAGGCGGAG
This window contains:
- a CDS encoding PfkB family carbohydrate kinase, which codes for MPRARFVAPGANARLKLGTPHVKRIAAADVVLAQLEIPLDVVLAAVRARRPGAVMALNAAPARDLPEEIWGAIDLLIVNEHEASDLPRTSGPAASKLLERVPAVVVTLGGDGCVVAERGSEPLHIPGIRADVVDTTGAGDTFCGVLAAGLARGLSLPDAARLACAAGALAVTRPGAQGAVPTAAEVAAFAGGKAS
- a CDS encoding response regulator — translated: MRIVIAEDDLLLREGLALLLRAESLDVVAAVGHPDDFLAAVDKHRPEAAIVDVRMPPTHTDEGITAAVAARRRHPGLAVLVLSAYVEQAFATQLLTDGGSHLGYLLKERVGRVTEFLDALHRVAGGGTAMDPEVIAQLLTRTRSDTRVDRLTARERDVLALMAEGLGNSVIAERLSVTDGAVHKHIRSIFAKLDLSPTDRVDRRVTAVLRYLEDSRHRA
- a CDS encoding sensor histidine kinase, producing the protein MTTQRGAQLPRKRDVWSRVRDTVESLEHLVGGLATGVMALATLLWLVVTALLCVVGVGLYLAPTALRVVRVVADRERARLSRWGVAIVDPEPLPDSLGAALRDPAVRQELRWILCHAAAGFLLGIVGATLPLYVVTDITFLLWWQLLPPDAASDTLGLVRVHDAEDALWVTLMGMGWGLVVVAVLPLMARAQARIGRGLLSPDPGADLALRVVRLAATRAAALEAHAAELRRIERSLHDGTQNRLVAVSVLLGAARRALARDPASVGEVLERAQFAAEQALAELRDVVRSILPPVLSDRSLPSALTALVASCPVPCVIDADLPERCAASVEATAYLVVAEALTNIAKHSGARNASVQLRYSGGLLLVKVTDDGHGGAEEGSGSGLVGIRRRVEAHDGMFTLDSPIEGPTVLTVGLPCGS